The following DNA comes from Lentibacillus sp. Marseille-P4043.
AATTAGGAACGGTACAAATATCATGAAACCCATTTGGAAAGCAGTTTTTAATTCACTGATTGCAAAAGCGGGCACTAAAGTAGTTATTGGAATATCTTGTACTGTTTCAGGTTTTTCTATTTCCGCATAGTTCATAAATAATGCCAAATCTTTTTGCCTTGTATGTTTTGCCATAAAATCTTTCATTGGTTCACTAGCACGATCATATGCCTCATCTAACGTAATCTCTTCATCAAAGAGTGGCTGTAATGCATCATCATAAACCTGGTTAAATGTTGGTGCCATAATAAAAAATGTTAAAAACAAGGCGATCCCGATTAAAACCTGGTTAGGTGGCATTTGCTGTGTTGCAAGCGATGTCCTCACAAACGACAGCACGATGATAATCCTTGTAAAGCTAGTCATTAAAATAAGGATACTCGGAGCCAGTGATAAAACGGTCATTAATAATAAAAGTTTTACAGATGTTGCGACAGATGAAGGATCTGAACCAGAAAACATATCAACAAATTCATTCATGTTTATCTTCCTTCTGTTCATATTGATTGATCATTTTCTTCCTGCCCTGTTTCAATCTATCCAGTTCAGTAGAAAATAGTTTTTTGAATTCGTTTTTCTTTTGCTTAGCAGAAGTTTGATCTTCATCTGATTTAGCTTGAAAAAGTGATGTTACGAGATTACCTGCTTGAAAGTCTTTCGTATCATTACTTTTTAATAAATCATTTTTCACTTCTTCGTCTGTTATCTCTTGGAGCATCTCGACATTATCGCCAACACCGATAATATATACTTTTGTCCCAATCCGAACGATTTGAATCGATTTATTTTGACCAACCGAGATACCACCAATATTTTCTAAAGCTTTGACTTGCGAAAAAAGTTTGTTACGTTTATTCAAAAACTTTAGTAGTACGTAAATGAGTGCGATAACCAAAAGTAATGCAAACACCATTTTAACTAATTCAAATAGTAACGACCCATTGTCATTTTTGATGCTAGAAGAGTCAGATGAAGTGTCATCCGAATCCTCTGTTTTCTTAGATGTCGACCCTTCTTCTTTAGAACAGTCTGCCTTATCCTCCATACAGTCCTTAACATTTGGTGATGCGGCATAGGCATGCTGATAAAATGTTGTAAACATTAATAGAACGAGTCCGATCGTTATCCAAATCTTTTTATTCACCATACTCACTCGTTTCTTAACTTAGGGCCTTCTGAATAGCTTCAATTACCCTGTCTGCCTGGAATGGTTTCACAATGAAGTCCTTCGCACCGGCTTGAATGGCATCAATTACCATTGCCTGTTGTCCCATTGCTGAACACATGATTATTTTTGCACTAGGATTTTCCTTTTGAATTTCCTTTAAGGCTGTAATGCCATCCATTTCCGGCATTGTAATATCCATTGTCACTAGATCTGGCGTTAATTCCTTATATTTCTCTACTGCTTGTGCTCCGTCTTGTGCTTCACCAACAACATTAAAACCATTTTTCGTTAAAATATCTTTTATCATCATTCGCATAAATGCTGCATCATCAACAATTAAAATACTTTGTGCCATATCTAATACGCCCCCTATTTTAGTTTCATTAATCTAGCAGATTGACTAATAATATCGGTAACTCTTACGCCAAAGTTTTCATCAATAACAACTACTTCACCTGTAGCAATTAATTTCTCATTGACAAAAATATCGACTGGTTCACCTGCTAGTTTATCCAGTTCAATGATAGATCCAGATGATAAATCCAGTATGTCTTTAATTGTCCGTTTAGTTCGACCAAGTTCAACAGTAACCTTTAACGGAATATCTAATAACATATCCAGATTACGTTGTTCATTTTTGTTCAATTCAACGGGCTCAAAGTTAGAAAAATTCGCTTGCTGAACCGTTGAACTTTTTTGGTCAACACGATCCCCTAAATATTGTGGGGAACCATTTTGAGGCTCACTGGTTTGTATATTTTGTACAGGTGCCTCTTCCTTAGGCTTGTCCAATTGATCAACAGCAGCAGCAACTTCTTCCTGTGCTTCCTGTGCTTCCTCTTCAGGTCCGTTTAACAATTGATCAACCAGCTGTTTAGCAAATGGAACCGGAATTAATTGCATGATGTTCGAATCGATTAAATTCCCTACCTTTAATTGGAAAGAAACTTTTACAAAAACTTCCGTATCCTGTATTGTTTCGGTATTTTCGTCACTGCCCGAGTCAATCAGTTTAATAGATGGTGGTGATATATCAATTCGCTTGGAAAAAATAGTAGACATACTTGTTGCTGCAGCACCCATCATTTGATTCATCACTTCTTGTACTGCACTTAAGTGAATCTCATTTAATTCATCATCCGGAGATTCTCCAGTGCCGCCGAGCATTATATCTGAGATTACTGCAGCATCTTCAGATTTAATGACAAAAACATTTTGTCCACTAAAACCTTCCACATAGTTTACTTGGATACTGACATGCTCAAAAGTAAATTCATCCGTTATATCTGCTTTTTTTATCACGGAAACGGTTGGTGTGGTAATATCCACTTTCTGATTTAATAACGTTGATAATGTTGTAGCAGAACTACCAAACGAAATATTACCTATCTCGCCTAACGTATCGATTTCCAGGGAGGATAAATAATCATTTACATCTGTTTGCTCTGTTTGTTCTGTTTGCTCACCTTGTTGACTTTCTTCCCCTTCGTCTTCGTCTGCACCAACATTTAATAGTGCATCAATTTCTTCTTGAGAAAGCATTCCATCATTCATCGTCATCGTCCCCCCTTATAATTTTCTCTAATACTTGCACAGACATTCGATTTTTAAATTTACCTGGCTGTACATGGAATTTCGGTTCGTTATTTATTTTCAGCGTCAACGGTTGATCGATTGCTTGATCTAGACCAATAACATCACTTTTATTTAGCTGTAGGAATTCTTGAATGGAAATATTAGTTTCTCCTAACAATGTCTTGGCCTCAACTTTAGCTTGCTGAATATTCTTAGTTAACTTCTCATATGCCTCAGGATCTCGATTCTTCGTTGTTGTTTGCATCCAATAATGGACGGAAAGATTTGGGATGATCGGTTCTAATACAATGTGCGGAATACAAATATTGATCATTCCACTTGCTTCCCCAATTGTCGTATTTAACGAAACAACAATTACAGTCTCGTTCGGTGCGACCATTTGCAAGAACTGAGGATTCACCTCAAAGTCTTCTAAAACCGGATCAATTTCTACAATAGATGACCAAGCTTCCTGAAGGTTAACAATGGCCTTCTCAAACAGCTGTGACATCAGCATTGTTTCAATTTCTGTTAAATTATCAACCTTGTTAACGCTAGTCCCCTTACCGCCAAGAACACGGTCAAGCATTCCATATGCAATGTTCGGGTTAACCTCCATTAAAATTCTACCTTCCAGAGGGGCGACACTATAAATATTTAATACTGTCATTTTCGGAACAGATCGTATGAACTCTTCATAAGGAATTTGGTCAACCGACGCAACCGATATATTGACATATGTTCGTAGTTGTGCGGAGAAAAAAGTTGTTAATAATCGTGCGTAATTTTCATGAATTCGAGCTAAACTACGAATTTGATCTTTTGAAAATCGGAGCGCACGTTTAAAATCATAGACCCGAACTTTCTTTTCCTTTTCTTCTTTTTTCAATTCATCCGCATTCATCTCACCTGATGATATAGCAGATAACAGAGCGTCGATCTCATTTTGCGAAAGTACTTCTTCTACCAAAAATCCTCACCTCCATTGTGGAGTAATTAAAGCTATTGTAAAATTTTACTGATTGTGTAAACATCTGTAATTTTACCTTCTGACATCTTTTCATTTAACTTTAACTTGATGACATCTTCTAAAGAACCAAGCCCACTTTTAAAGTCCTCTTCTTCCATTTTTGCTAATTCTTTTATGAGAATATTTTTCAACTGAAATTCCCGTTTTCCTACTTCCTCTTTTGCCTTTTTGCTATCGGTAATAATTTGGAATTGGATACGGACAAAGCTACCATCTTCTAAATCAGTGGTAATTTCCGATGTTTGATAGGAATATTCAACCATGTCATCTAAAGTTTGCGCACTGCTGTTGTTTTCGTCATCTTTTACATTTAACACAACGATTAATGCTGCGACACCTGCAATTAACAAGATACTCAGAGTTGCTATCATCGTTTTAGCCAACTTATTCATTAGCTTCACCTGCCTCTTTTAACACGCGTTGAACCCCAATGTCCCGGTAATAATAGGTTACTAAATCTACTACCTTTGCCTCTGATTCTTTTACAACTAATTTCTTGCCATTTAATAATGTAATTGTTGTATCCGGATGGGATTGGATTTGTTCAATCATGCATGCATTCAACGTAAATGTTTCATCGTTTAATCGTGTCAGTTGAATCATGTTATGGTGGGGGCTAGCTTCTTAAGCAGCACCCCCTACCCCCTTATTTATCGTTTTAGATTTACTAATTCTTGTAAAATTTCATCTGATGTTGTAATAATTCTCGTATTTGCCTGGAACCCACGTTGGGCTGTGATCATCTCCGTGAATTCTTCAGACAAGTCAACATTGGACATTTCAAGAGCACCGCTGACAATGGAAGCTACACCGTCTGATTCCGGTAAAGCCAAACCATTGTATCCTGCATTTTCTGTATTTAAGAAAAGATTGCTACCGTCTTTTTGTAAACCTGCTTGATTGGAAAAATTAGCTAAAGCAACTCGTCCAGCAACTTCTGTATTTCCATTAGCGTCTATATAATTTACAATCCCATTTGTTTGTACACTAAAGCTTTGTGCAGTGTCGGGTATGTTGATAGGCTTATATAAATAAGTTACATCTGTATCATCAACCGTATTTCCAGTGGGTTCGCCTGCTGAATCCAGCAAATTCCCGTCTTTATCAACCGTATATTGAGTGGCTGGATCTGTGCTTTGATCTTCAACAATTGGGTTCCCGTCATCATCAACATCATAAGCTATTAAGTACAACCCCTGAGGATTAACAACATCCCCCTCTTCGTCTAAATAAAAGTTTCCCGCTCTTGTGTAAGACACATTTGTTTCTTCTAGCGTTTCCCCAATATCACTCGCAACAACAAACATCCCGTCACCTTCTAAAGCAAAATCTAGAGGATTATTCGTAGTTTGACGGAAACCCTGTGTATGAATGTTATCAATCGTACCCAACTGCGATCCTAGCCCAACCTGTTTAGCATTTACACCACCGCGTGTGTCTGTTGCACCTTGCGCACCTGATGTCATCTGACTCATCATATCCTGAAATGTAACACGACCTTTTTTGAAGCCTGACGTATTAACGTTGGCAATATTATTACCGATAACATCTAATTTTGTTTGAAAACCTTTCATTCCTGAAATACCTGCATACATGGAACGTAGCATATAATTTCTCCCCTTTTTTGGTTTTTATCATTTTGGCTGTATCGATCATTCAACAGTCATTTGGCTTCCCATAAGGGTCCAGCCTATTCATTAATTAAAATCGTACCGTTAATGTTTGTAAAAATTTTGCTTGTTGCTTCATCCCGATTCATTGCCGTAACGACTGTATTATTTTTTGTACTGACCAGTAATGCAGCATCTTTTGTTAGAACTAGTGAGTCGGTGACACCTTTTTGTTTTGCCTCAGCCATTTTAGTTGTTATTTGTTGCCACTCGTTTTCGTGAATGGTTATATTACGTTCGTTCAGACGTTCTTTTGCATGTTTGCTTACTTTCACCTGAACATCCGATAATATATCTTTAAAGTTGGCTGAAGAGCTTTGCTTTGTTACTGGCCTGTTTACGGTCGGAAATAAAGGCTTATTTACTTGTGTTTGATGGATGCGATGATCCATGTTATTCACTTCCTTCAGATGGTTCAGGACCTGCTACTTTTTCTTCAGTATTGTCCGTATCAACCTCTGCTTCTGGATCGCTCACTTGTAAGATAGAATCTGCGTATATTTTCTCACCATTTTCCAGCTCCAGAATAGCCCATCCGTCTTGTTGACTGACTGCAGCTACTTTACTTGTTTCTACGTCAAGCTTTTCACCTGTTTCTTGATCATAGGCTTGATACGAAACCTCTTTCCCAATCATATGACTATACTTAACTACTGGCGATTCCATTTGATTTTGCACAAGTTTATCAATGGAATTCGTCATGTTCATCATCTGCTCTAGCGATGAAAAAGTGGCCATTTGTGAAATAAATTCACGGTCATCCATTGGGTTGGTTGGGTCCTGATTTTGTAATTGCGTCATTAAAATTTTCATGAATTCGTCTTTCCCAAGATCTGGACTTGGTGTTCTAGCATCAGGTTGATTGTGTAAATACAACGATGGATCAATTTTCGTCACATTCCTCACCTACACTTTCTCATTCATTAATACTTCTTGGAATTGCGTTTCAAAATCATTCTGCTCTTGTCCACTTGAATCTTCGTCATTTGAATGCTGTGCTTGTCCCTGGTCTTGTTCTTGATCATTCATCGATTGATTCTCTTGTTCACCTTGAAAGTTTTGCGCCTGGTTCGTGCTCAAATCCTGTTTTTCAATTACAACTTGCTGTGGCGAAAACATGTGTTTCAGTTGATGCATGTTGGACTCCAGCATATCTTTGGCTGCTTGTGATGTTACCATGATTTTCACAGTCATTTCCCCATTGATTTGGGTTAATTTAACCATCATCTCGCCAAGATTATCTGGCTTTAAGGCAATTGATAATTGTGATGTCCCATTATTCATTGAGAAAAATTTGCTTGTTTTCATTACTTTTTGAAACTGTTCAATCAATTGTTGATCAACTGTTTGGGAACCTTGATTCTGATTCATATAGATAACATATTGTTCGACTTTTGACATTGGCATAGATGAAGCCGTCATGTGTTGTGATTGTGATGGGGCCTTATCAACCTGTGTTTGATCATTCAACACTTTCTGTAATAACTTTGCCACATCATTACTGGTTACTTTTGCATTGGTGTTATATTGCTGATTGGTAACAAACTGGTTGCGCTTTTGATAAAACTGAACCAATTCGCGCCACATTGCTTGTTCTTTTGTTCCACTGGTACCTTTTCCAGATACGAGTGTATCAAGTGCAGCTTTGTCTCCCGGTAGCTTTTTTGCCAATGATGTCCATTGTTCCAATAATTTCAATAGAGCGGAAGCATCGGTTTTCGAAATAGATTCACCGCTTGTTACGTGTCCTAAAACTTCTTTCGCTTGTTTGAAAATGGCTGCTAATTGTTGCTCAATAGTGCCATCATTTACTGCAACTGCCATCTGGATATTCATAAGTTCAGGGTTAATAGTCAAACTTTCCGTATGATCTTGTTCGTTTGCAGTTTGACCAAGTAATTTTTCAAGCTTATTGATTATCTTTCCTAATGCATCAATACCACTCAAACCTTGAATATCGGCCGAGTCTAATATGTTCTCTGATAACTGCTCACCAATTCCGGGTAAGTCCTTAAGTAGTGCTGTCAAATCTTCTATGTTCAGCACACCTTCTTTTTGTTTCTCAAGCCCTTGCACTTTTGATGATTGATTAAGCACAGCTAGTAAATCTGCTATGTTTAACTGTTCCTTTTCTTTACCTTCTGAATCCATCATTTTCAATGAACCATTAAGCAATGCTAGTAAATCCGCAATGTTTAGTTGATCATTATCCTTCTGCTTTGATCCTTGCATCTTTGGTGATACAGAAGATTGTTCATTGGTTAAAAGCCCTTGAAAAACAGATGATTTATCAGACTTATTCCCCGTGTTTTTTGGCCCTATATTTCCTGCTTGTGTCACTTGCTGCGAAATCATTCCGATCGCGTTCACGATTCTCACCTCCTTTCAAGTTTCTCTGCCACTAATTACTATTAACAAACAGTTTTGTTAATTTGGCAGCTAATTTGGGATCCATTTCTGCAAAAATTTCACCGCGAACTTTATTTGGTACTTCTTTTAAGATAGAAATCGCTAAATCGTTGTCCATGTTTTGAAAAATCAATGCAGCCTGTTCACGATCCATATCTTTGAATGATGAGGACATTGTTTTAACCGTATCTTGTTCCTCATCTTTGTTTTCACTTTCTGCCGTATTGGCTTCATCAGGCGTTGTCCGATTTTCAAGTTTGGTAATTTCTTGCTCCATTTGATCAATTGTTGCCTCAAGATCAGTTACATTTTGGTTTAATTGGTCAATTTCTTCATTCTTATTTTTGATAGTAGTTTTCATTTTTTCTTCCGTTTGTTGAACATTTTTTTCTTCATCGGTCGAAATCAACGACGATACCACTGGGATGTCATTTCCAGTCTTTTTAACCCAGTCAATGACATTTACCCCTGCTACGGAAAAAATAATAATCGCTAGTGTAATCGCAACAATGATTGGAATAACAATTGCAAAGAAGAACCATAAAATCGGATTTGTTTTTGTCTTATGTTCTGATTGTGCCTTTGATTTTTTTGATTGATTTGCCATACCTGTCACCCATTTTTCCTGCTTAAAAACTGCTGGATAGATATTTCGTCCATTGACTGCTTTTCTTGCTTAAGGATAATTTCCGCTTGTTCCTTTTGCCTTAGTTCGATGATTTTTTCAAACTTTTTTACTTCCACATGTGCACTCGTTAACTTCTCTTGTTTCGTTTCCATTTCTCTTCTTGCCTGCTGAACGGAATGTTGTAAGGTAACAATTTGTTTGTTTAATATTTCAATATATCTTACTTGCTCCTTTAATTGATCAATCGGAGTAGTTTGCTGAAGATAACTTTCATATGATTCTTCAGCCGCTTCCTTTTTTCGCAACAGTGTATATAGTTTCGTGGCAATTTTTTCAAAAAGTTCCATGGAATTACGATATGCTTTATGTGCGTCATTTTTTTCCTGCTCTCGAACATGCAGAATTTTAGATAAAGCCATAGTTTCTGCCATCAATCAGCACCTCCATTAAGCAGCTTTTGCATTTGTTTAATCGAATCATCGAGTGTGATATACTCAAAAATCGCCTGCTTTAAAAAGCGTTGTATTTTTGGATAATAGGCGATAGCTTTATCAATTTCATGGTCTGTTCCCCGCTTATATGCACCGATTTGAATGAGTTCACTATTTTCTTCATATTTCGCCATTAGCGAGCGCAATTCTTGAGCAGCTTCTAAATGTTCTTTATTTGCTATTTGATTCATTACACGACTAATCGATTTTAACGTATTAATGGCAGGAAATTGACCTTGCTCAGCTAACTTTCGATCTAATACAAAATGCCCGTCCAAAATACCACGAACAGTGTCAGCAATCGGTTCGTTCATGTCATCCCCATCAACTAGCACGGTATAAAACGCAGTAATTGTTCCTTTACTACTTGTCCCTGTCCGTTCTAACAATTTTGGCAACGTAGCAAATACAGATGGTGTATATCCTTTCGTTGTTGGTGGTTCACCAGTCGCAAGACCCACTTCCCTTTGAGCCATCGCCACCCTTGTCACCGAATCCATCATCAAATTTACCTGAAAACCTAAATCACGAAAATATTCACTAATTGCTGTTGCTGTATATGCACCTTTAATCCGCATTAGAGCTGGTTGATCAGAAGTTGCAACAACGACAATCGATTTTTTCAATCCTTCGTCACCTAGATCATTCTCAATAAATTCTCTAACTTCTCGACCACGTTCACCGATAAGGGCAATCACATTTATATCTGCTCCACTGTTCCTAGCAATCATACCTAGCAATGTACTTTTACCCACACCACTTCCCGCAAAAATCCCAATTCGCTGTCCCTTACCAACTGTTAACAAGGAGTCAATCGCCTTCACACCAACTTGAATTGGTTCATCAATCGGCGGTCGGGATAACGGATTTGGTGGAGATTGCTCGGTTAGATAGTTTGTTAATCCTTTTGGCAATTTTGTATTGTCTAAACTTCTACCTAGTGAATCTACTACTTTACCAATCAGACCACGGCCAACTTTTATTGTTAAGGCACTTCCGGTAGATTCGACCAGACAACCTGGTCCGATTTCCGTTACTTCCGCATATGGCATAAGAATGATTTTTTCATTACTAAACCCAACAACCTCAGCCATTACCGTACGCTGTTTCGCTGAAGATGCATGGATAAAACAAACTTCTCCAATATTTGCATCCGGTCCCTGTGATTCGATCATAAGCCCGACCACACGCAGTACTTTTCCATAACGTTTATATGTGTCCGCTTGTTCAATAGCTGCCAAATAATTTCCTAGGTTCATTGTTCATTCTCCAGTGTAAGCTCATGTAAAATTTCTCGAAGCTGTTTTAATTGCGTATCAACACTTGCATCAATTTGTCCGAATGGATGCTCAATAATGCAACTGTCCGGATTTAATTCCTCTGTTAAATGTACCGTTAGTTTTGTATCTTCAGGCAACAATTGATATAATTCATCTTTTTGCTGGACAATAAACTCATAATTATCCGGATTTACATTTACAGTAATAACGGATTGATCCTTAATTTCCTTTATAGCTGCTTTTACAATCGATAAAAATGTTTCCGGACTATCTACTAACGTTTGGTTGATGATCTTTTCGGCCGTATGAATTGCCAAATCGATTATTATTTCTTCACTTTGTTCAATGGTAGCGTGATAGTCCACAGTTGCAGAAGAAATAATTTGGTTTGCTTTGTCTAACAATTGTTGATATTGTTCCAAGCTTTCTTGCTTTCCAGTTGCAAAACCTTCATTATATCCTTCTTCCTGCGCCTGTTTCCTATAGGTTTCTTTCGTTTTTTCCCATTCTTCCTTATCTTGTTCAATCGTTTGTTGTGCCTCTTGGAGGATTTGTACTTTCTTTGTTTCAAGCTGTTTCAGTTCAGCACGCATGTCATTCAATTTATGTTGTAATGTAATCTGCTCGTTTTCTAGTGAATTATCATCGTTCTGTTTAGGTTCCGTCTGTCTAATTTGTTCTATCGGTTTAATTTTAATCTCTTTGCCATTTACCGCATTGTAAGAGTTGCTATTAGACAATAATATCGTCACCTCCACCACGAGCGATAACAATTTCACCAATTTCTTCTAATTTGCGAATAACCGAAACAATTCTCGTTTGCGCTTCTTCAACATCTCTCAATCGAACAGGGCCCATATATTCCATTTCTTCTTTAAACGTTTCTGCCATTCGTTGTGACATGTTTTTGAAGACAATATCTTTCACTTCATCACTAGCAACTTTAAGTGCAAGTCGTAAATCTTCATTATCCACTTCACGAACAACACGCTGAATGGCACGATTGTCAAGAATAACAATATCTTCAAAGACAAACATGCGTTTTTTGATTTCATCAGCAAGTTCTGGATCTTGAATTTCCAATGCATCTAAAATGGTTCGTTCTGTACTACGATCAACACCATTCAATACTTCCACAACAGCTGGAATACCACCAGTTTGTGTGTAATCCTCTGTCAGTGCTGAGGATATGTTGCGTTCTAACACTTGTTCAACTTGGTTAATAATTTCCGGTGATGTCGAATCCATCGTCGCAATCCTTTTTGCTATATCCGCCTGCATTTCCTGTGGCAATTCAGATAAAATTTGACCAGCCTG
Coding sequences within:
- the fliI gene encoding flagellar protein export ATPase FliI, producing the protein MNLGNYLAAIEQADTYKRYGKVLRVVGLMIESQGPDANIGEVCFIHASSAKQRTVMAEVVGFSNEKIILMPYAEVTEIGPGCLVESTGSALTIKVGRGLIGKVVDSLGRSLDNTKLPKGLTNYLTEQSPPNPLSRPPIDEPIQVGVKAIDSLLTVGKGQRIGIFAGSGVGKSTLLGMIARNSGADINVIALIGERGREVREFIENDLGDEGLKKSIVVVATSDQPALMRIKGAYTATAISEYFRDLGFQVNLMMDSVTRVAMAQREVGLATGEPPTTKGYTPSVFATLPKLLERTGTSSKGTITAFYTVLVDGDDMNEPIADTVRGILDGHFVLDRKLAEQGQFPAINTLKSISRVMNQIANKEHLEAAQELRSLMAKYEENSELIQIGAYKRGTDHEIDKAIAYYPKIQRFLKQAIFEYITLDDSIKQMQKLLNGGAD
- the fliH gene encoding flagellar assembly protein FliH, coding for MSNSNSYNAVNGKEIKIKPIEQIRQTEPKQNDDNSLENEQITLQHKLNDMRAELKQLETKKVQILQEAQQTIEQDKEEWEKTKETYRKQAQEEGYNEGFATGKQESLEQYQQLLDKANQIISSATVDYHATIEQSEEIIIDLAIHTAEKIINQTLVDSPETFLSIVKAAIKEIKDQSVITVNVNPDNYEFIVQQKDELYQLLPEDTKLTVHLTEELNPDSCIIEHPFGQIDASVDTQLKQLREILHELTLENEQ
- the fliG gene encoding flagellar motor switch protein FliG, whose amino-acid sequence is MARQKGELTGKQKAAILLISLGPDVSAQVYKYLSEEEIEKLSLEISSVKKVESNLKEDVLEQFQQLALAQDYIGQGGIGYAKTVLEKAFGSQEASDIINRLTSSLQVRPFDFARKADPQQVLNFIQNEHPQTIALVLSYLDAEQAGQILSELPQEMQADIAKRIATMDSTSPEIINQVEQVLERNISSALTEDYTQTGGIPAVVEVLNGVDRSTERTILDALEIQDPELADEIKKRMFVFEDIVILDNRAIQRVVREVDNEDLRLALKVASDEVKDIVFKNMSQRMAETFKEEMEYMGPVRLRDVEEAQTRIVSVIRKLEEIGEIVIARGGGDDIIV